One Gadus chalcogrammus isolate NIFS_2021 chromosome 7, NIFS_Gcha_1.0, whole genome shotgun sequence genomic window, CTGAACCCCCGTGCCAGTGTTCCACCTTTCCTCCACCTTTATGTTGGAGGAGCTCTATTTGACTAACAAACCTCTTCTCAAATAAGGGAAATTAATTTCCATATTTAGACCTACAGGGACGCAGCTCTTGTCCACCCACCCGTTTATCAACGCTTTTTGAATCATGACGTGATCAAAATATGGAACCAAGCTGCCATCGTTGCCATGGAATGGTGGTGTAGCTGGGAAGCTTCTGGAATTAAAGGAAGGAAATGGCAGAGAACTCTGAATTCTACTAAGCTATACATGGAAGCAACAGCCTGAAAGACCTGTCGTCATATCATTCATTCCTTCATATGATTCATAGAAGGAATGAATCCTGTGTCTGGCAGGGTCCTGCAGGGCACTAAAACTGACAGTTCCTTTctgctttctgtctctctctcaataccatctctctttctgtctgtctctctctctctctctctctctctctctctctctctctctctctctctctctctctctctctataccatctctctttctgtctctctctttctgtgccTCTCCAAAtcatctctctttgtgtgtgtctctctctctccataccatctctatttctgtctctctctctttctcacttcatcccatctctctttctgtctctctccccataccatctccctttctgtctgtctctctctctctctctctctctctgtctctctctctctctctctctctctctctctctctctctctctctctctctctctctctctctctctctctctctctctctctctctctctcctctctctctctctctctctctctctctctctctctctctctctctctctctctctctccgtaccatctctctttccccaaaccatttctctttctgtctctctctccatattgtCCCTCTTTCTGTCAGTATCTCATATGATAAATGACAACAGCCGATACCACGAAGAGAAACTCCTGTATGAAACAAGGGCACTATGACCTCATTAAGTGTGACGTGTGACAGATACTGTTTTTCAGTATCTTTCAGTAGCAGGTGTTTTTCCTGGGCTGGtgtcatgacacacacacaccggacgtGGGTCATTTTAAGAACTTTATGATGTTTCGATTCAGATATAATCCTATGATATTTTATGGCCCAATTCAGCTGTTCATGTTTTTCTTCAAAATCACATCAGTCAGTGTTAGTTTGAGTTCAGGTTGGCATTTTATACTTTATTGGGGGTTATCTTCAATAGAAACCTGCAATGCTGGTTTCTCTCGATATATACCTGTAtacagtatctctctctctctctatctctctctctctccctctctctctctctctctctctccctctccctctctccctctctctcacaaacaaaacacacaaaaatatcagcacacacgcatccacatccacatccacacccacacgcaaCCCCTTCTCCCCCAGCTTTGGGGATATGTCTGTTCCCAGTGGGTTTCACTCCAAGAGACCATCCCCATGGCAACAACAGGATGTAACCACACACAGTTCCATCCCAGTGGGCTTGTCACGGTGAGAGAGGAGTAGCTACTGCAGGGCCCAAGCGGGTGCGCTTCGGCCCTGCACGGCTTGGCCCAGTAGTGAAGTTGCGGTTTTGCCCCAGTTCAGTAACGGCTCGCGTTGGTAGAGCGGGGTTTAAGCCGGAAGGCGATAACCTTGACAGCTACATAAGCATcatgacctcatagcagcctgACACATTGTAgactgctaataaatccaaggaaaaagaagaacatgacgcaatgaacaaagagcaataaactaagcttctgctgttgtccagaaataacttgcgggtactgtgtttgttattatccccatGTCGCCCGGAAGGGAcaattctgtcgaccaatcaaccgacggtgtgtgtagctcgaacttgccggcaccctttcaggcgtctcagcaCCCCAACGGAGGATGGGTACTGAGACGGAGGAGGGGTACTGAGACGGAGGAGGGGTACTAACGGAGGAGGGGTACGGAGGGCGCATTTCCAACGCACCCTCCATTGGAAATGCGCCCTTAGAGGCTCCTCCATGTTTCACGGGACAGGGCTCCTGTCAGGAGAGAGCAGTGAAACATGGAGGCCCCTCCATGTTGCTCTCTCCTGTTCTTCAACTGCCCGCTGCAGGGATCTCGCTGTATATACTAAATACTGAAGGTGAAGAAAGGAGCAAGTAGCTGATTATAGATCAGCTGTTCACACAACTACACATCACACAGGCAAATGCGTTTTTTTGTCAAAGATGTGTTTCAAAATGGAGCTGTAATGCAAATCATAAATAGTACTGATTATATTGTAAATAGGAACAACTTTCAATACATTATTCACTACATGGTTGTTAGCATTGCTGTTACTTACGTTTTTGTTTGAACAGATGTGATGTAGGGTCGAGTTACATCATCTCTAACCTGGCAGTTGGCGTGGACAACATGGACATTTAGCTGCTTGCAAAATGAAATATGTTACCTTTCCAAAATAATAGGTAAATTCATTTAAATTTGAGGACATTTTGCACACTGATAAAGGAGGCCAAACCCCAATAGGGAAACAGTGAAACGTTTCCCCATGTCAACCTTTGGTTACAGGTATACAATGTCAGGACTCAAACACGTATCCCAGTAACACGGCCAAGAGAGACTCTTGAGGCACATATGATGTAAGATAATTGGCCTTATCACGACAATGTAATCCGTTGTATTCCAATACAGCTCCCCCTGGTGGACGGTGCAATGAACTCAGCATTGTGAAGGCAGTGTTACAACAAGTCCCAATTAGTAAGAACTATTGATTACATCTCAGATATTATACAATAGGATACATAACTAATATTACAAtccatgttttatttcattcttTCTAAACTAAATATGTTTCATATGATCacaaatgttttatatttaatttaggGCTGGAAACTTGGGCTGGAATTATATGTTAGTTACAACAAAAACATGTGCGCATGAAAGACCCATAATAAAATGGATCTGAATTGCatatttgttatattatatCATGTCATATAATATACTCCGCCAGTGGTTTACGTTGCGTGACGAACGTATTGTCTACGTCATGACGCATGACCAGCTGTCAACGCGACGCGATGACTCCTCATCCTGGCATCCTGGGCAGCGGGCACGAAGGTGGACGCACAGATTTACGTTAGCTTCTGTTGCGAGATTGATCATCGCATGTCCTTGTCCCGACCCTGCGCCGGACCGATCGTACCATGAGTGTGTTGCGTCGCTGGTTCCAGACCGGTCTGTTGTGCGGGAGGGCGCAGTGCCGCTCAGCCGCGGGACGGGGGTCCATGTGCGGCGGGGCTCCTGCTCTGGCCCGGTTCTCCAGCTCTGAAAGGTACAAATGATATCTGAAAAAAAACCTCAGTGTCGACTTTTATCATGAGGGAGTTTTCCATAGCTCTGTTATCGATTAATTGGCCATACACGTCTTTAAAAAGCAGGAGCGGATAATGGAGGTTAGTGATGCAGCGTTATGTCTGATGGTCCATTAGGGTCAAATTGACTGGATGACATTCAGAAGCAGCTACTTGGCTAGCTCCGACTGTGATCCAGTGTGTTGGATTCCTCTGATGAATTAGGCTCAGACTTGTCTAGACATGGCAGTTAAATAAAGCTCAATGTCGAGACAGTTGTTTGCGATAGGACCCCTGTTGAGAGGGACGAGGACCAGCGAATGGCGATACAAAAATTATCCTCTTCCGGGTGATGGAACCAAATAGCATTTGTATTGCTTACATATTTGTAAAACAATTATGTGACAATGATAACGGCAACGATCGCAACAACGACTTAATGCTCACGTAATAAAAGCTTATGAGCGGTTCTCCCTCCTCAGCGCGGTGAATTGGACCTATGAACGGTTCTCCCCACAGCCCAGTGAACCTGCCCTCTGACCTgttctcccccctcagcccggtgaaCCTCACCTATGACGTGTTCGACGGGAAGGGCGAGAGCACTCCGCTCGTGTTCCTCCACGGCCTGTTTGGGAGCAAGTCCAACTTCCACTCCATCGCCAAGTCCCTGGTGCAGCGCACCGGCAGGAAGGTAacgcagggaggggggagcgcTGTAGCAGCCCTGAGTGCGGTTAGCTGAGAGCCTGTAGTAATGGATGGGGGTCTCAGCCACCTTGTTTTCCCCCCATCCCAAGTGTTGTAACCATCTTTTGTCCAGTTAGGTGCTGACCATTGATGCCCGTAACCATGGTACCAGCCCACACCATCCGGTGCTGACCTACGAGGCCATGGCCAGCGATCTCAAGCACCTGCTCACCAAGCTCCACATTGAGAAGTGTGTTCTGATTGGCCACAGCATGGGAGGGAAGGTAGCCATGACTACGGCGCTGACACAGGTAATGTCCTCAGTATAACAGGAGTTTAGGGCCAAAGCACGGGGTATTGAATTGAAAAGTATGACCACTCTGGCCCATTATAGGTACCACAACAACAAATCCATGAACAGGGGCAGACAGTGTTTAGTCAAGGTCGTTGTTCCTTGTCCTgctcaccttcttcttcttcttcttcttcttcttcttcttcttcttcttcttcttcttcttcttcttcttcttcctccccctgttgtcTGGTCCTCCAGCCTGACCTGGTGgagaggctggtggtggtggacatcAGCCCCGCCCAGACCACCACGCGGACCAACTTCCGCTTCTACATCAACGCCATGCAGGCGGTGACGGTGTCCAGCACGCTGCCCCGCTCCACCGCCAGGAGGATGGCCGAGGACCAGCTCCGCAAGCAAGTCAAGGTCTGACCCAGGGCCGGCCCTCCTGACCCAGCGCTGTCTCCCCTGACCAAGTGGAGTCCCCCTGGCCTAGTGGGGTCCCTAGTGGGGTCCCTCCTGGCCTAGTGGGGTCCCTTACCTAGTGGGGTCCCTCCTGGCCTAGTGGGGTCCCTCCTGTCCTAGTGGGGTCCCTCCTAGCCTAGTGAGGTACCTCCTGATCTAGTGGGGTCCCTCCTGGCCTAGTGAGGTACCTCCTGATCTAGTGGGGTCCCTCCTGGCCTAGTGGGGTCCCTCCTGTCCTAGTGGGGTCCCTCCTGGCTTGGTGGGGTCCCTCCTGACCTAGTGGGGTCCCTCCTGACCTAGTGGGGTCCCTCCTGGCCTAGTGGGGTCCCTCCTGTCCTAGTGGGGTCCCTCCTGGCTTGGTGGGGTCCCTCCTAACCTAGTGGGGTCCCTTCCGGCCTGGTGGGGTCACTCCTGTCCTAGTGGGGTCCCTCCTGGCCTAGTGGGGTCCCTTGTGGGGGCTAAAGTAGAGCCGTCCATGCTTGTGATCCACACTGGTTCCAAGCCAGACcgtcctcctcacacctcccctctccagagcccccagaccctaaccctaacactgtaGGAATCCTACGCTCTTCCCCTTCAGGAACACTATCTGAATCCTACGCTCTTCCCCTTCAGGAACACTCTGTTCGCCAGTTCCTGCTGACCA contains:
- the abhd11 gene encoding protein ABHD11 gives rise to the protein MSVLRRWFQTGLLCGRAQCRSAAGRGSMCGGAPALARFSSSESPVNLTYDVFDGKGESTPLVFLHGLFGSKSNFHSIAKSLVQRTGRKVLTIDARNHGTSPHHPVLTYEAMASDLKHLLTKLHIEKCVLIGHSMGGKVAMTTALTQPDLVERLVVVDISPAQTTTRTNFRFYINAMQAVTVSSTLPRSTARRMAEDQLRKQVKEHSVRQFLLTNLVETNGQYSWRVNLAAISAHLDDIMSFPSLDTTYDGPTLFLGGASSAYISSEDYPEIQRLFPCADIQYIPDASHWIHADKPLDFISSISSFLQ